In Streptomyces sp. NBC_00091, the following proteins share a genomic window:
- a CDS encoding RtcB family protein, which yields MSYVEVPGANVPIRMWTDPASVEDSAMRQLQNTAGLPWIKGLAVMPDVHYGKGATVGSVIAMKDAVCPAAVGVDIGCGMSAVKTSLTANDLPGDLSRLRSRIEQAIPVGAGMHREAVDPGRLYGFSEAGFGDLWERFDYVADAVKFRRERALRQTGTLGSGNHFWELCVDISDSVWIMLHSGSRNIGNELADFHINVARGLAHNQGLVDRDLAVFLAATPEMEAYRNDLFWAQEYAQYNRAVMMSLSKEVIRREFRKAKVSFGQEISCHHNYVAEERYDGMDLLVTRKGAIRAGGGEYGIIPGSMGTGSYIVKGLGNEKSFNSASHGAGRKMSRTAAKKRFSASDLAEQTRGVECRKDSGVVDEIPAAYKSIEQVIDQQTDLVQVVAKLKQVICVKG from the coding sequence ATGTCGTATGTAGAGGTACCTGGGGCGAACGTCCCGATCCGGATGTGGACGGACCCGGCGTCCGTCGAGGACAGCGCGATGCGGCAGTTGCAGAACACCGCCGGGCTGCCGTGGATCAAGGGCCTGGCCGTGATGCCGGACGTGCACTACGGCAAGGGCGCCACGGTCGGCTCGGTCATCGCGATGAAGGACGCGGTCTGCCCGGCGGCGGTAGGCGTCGACATCGGCTGCGGCATGTCGGCGGTCAAGACCTCCCTGACGGCGAACGACCTCCCGGGGGACCTCTCGAGGCTGCGCTCGCGCATCGAGCAGGCGATTCCGGTGGGGGCCGGGATGCACAGGGAGGCGGTGGACCCGGGGCGGCTGTACGGCTTCTCGGAGGCGGGGTTCGGGGACCTGTGGGAGCGGTTCGACTATGTCGCGGACGCGGTGAAGTTCCGGCGGGAACGGGCGCTGCGGCAAACCGGAACCCTCGGGTCCGGAAATCACTTTTGGGAACTTTGTGTCGATATCTCCGATTCGGTGTGGATCATGCTGCACTCGGGATCGCGGAACATCGGCAACGAGTTGGCGGATTTCCACATCAACGTCGCCCGGGGGCTCGCGCACAACCAGGGCTTGGTCGACCGTGACCTGGCGGTATTCCTCGCGGCGACCCCCGAGATGGAGGCGTACCGCAATGACCTCTTCTGGGCCCAGGAATACGCGCAGTACAACCGCGCCGTGATGATGAGCCTTTCCAAGGAGGTCATCCGGAGGGAGTTCCGGAAGGCGAAGGTCTCCTTCGGGCAGGAGATCAGCTGCCACCACAACTACGTAGCGGAGGAGCGGTACGACGGCATGGACCTGCTGGTCACGCGTAAGGGTGCGATCCGCGCCGGCGGCGGTGAATACGGGATCATCCCGGGCTCGATGGGCACGGGGTCCTACATCGTGAAGGGGCTCGGCAACGAGAAGTCCTTCAACTCCGCCTCGCACGGCGCGGGCCGGAAGATGAGCCGGACGGCGGCGAAGAAGCGGTTCTCGGCGAGCGACCTGGCGGAGCAGACCCGGGGCGTGGAGTGCCGTAAGGACTCCGGCGTTGTGGACGAGATCCCGGCCGCGTACAAGTCGATCGAGCAGGTCATCGACCAGCAGACCGACCTGGTGCAGGTCGTGGCGAAGCTCAAGCAGGTCATCTGCGTCAAGGGCTGA
- a CDS encoding Uma2 family endonuclease, producing the protein MTPPPDGAHAESLTWLIEEFSAAGARRAGLKYLQGIGLWLPSGPNDFAIPDLSLLEADYRDAHVEKNYFAPHAFRLVLEITSSNWSDDLGVKVDCYAQAGIPVYLVADRRHDEAVLYTDPRSGEYRSRKAFKRGTSVPLPESIGISLELPVDRLLDGDEA; encoded by the coding sequence GTGACACCACCCCCCGACGGGGCTCATGCCGAGTCCTTGACCTGGCTCATCGAGGAATTCTCCGCAGCCGGGGCGCGACGAGCGGGGCTCAAGTACCTCCAGGGCATCGGCCTGTGGCTGCCCTCAGGACCGAACGACTTCGCGATCCCGGACCTCTCACTCCTCGAGGCCGACTATCGCGACGCACACGTCGAGAAGAACTACTTCGCGCCGCACGCCTTCCGCCTGGTCCTGGAGATCACCTCGTCCAACTGGTCCGACGACCTGGGCGTCAAAGTCGACTGCTACGCCCAGGCCGGCATCCCGGTCTACCTGGTTGCCGACCGCCGCCACGACGAGGCCGTCCTCTACACCGACCCCCGCAGCGGCGAGTACCGGTCGCGCAAGGCCTTCAAACGCGGCACGTCCGTCCCCCTCCCCGAGTCCATCGGCATCAGCCTCGAACTGCCCGTGGACCGCCTCCTCGACGGAGACGAGGCCTGA
- a CDS encoding DUF3558 domain-containing protein → MERRPVRRRVLPGIAMVTALAAGVTGLAGCTDGNGIGISSDQKGSGSTAAPAQPGKYRILPQPCKAADPKRLKAMLPATDSLTTEQREQLYAGTADASYDGDRHVGCRWNAQAPEGNLLLSVTFERVVSYDRAAASDDDKAHQVYVRRLTDAHLPFPGPATSPSPGAGGSASTSPSAAPGGGGGSGAPSPAASAPASGSASASVSAPPSPTAPPELGSRVLEGLGNEAYIDDKLSAAGATAAQARTVRIVFRTSNVLVTVEYSVQPSAPGTVPSSAETQDKARQLAQALVERFNE, encoded by the coding sequence GTGGAGCGAAGGCCGGTACGTCGCCGAGTCCTGCCGGGCATCGCGATGGTCACCGCACTCGCGGCCGGCGTGACCGGGCTCGCCGGATGCACCGACGGCAACGGCATCGGGATCAGCAGCGACCAGAAGGGCAGCGGGAGCACCGCCGCGCCCGCGCAGCCAGGCAAGTACCGCATCCTGCCCCAGCCCTGCAAGGCGGCGGATCCCAAGCGGCTCAAGGCCATGCTCCCGGCCACCGATTCCCTCACCACCGAGCAGCGCGAGCAGCTCTACGCCGGGACCGCGGACGCCTCGTACGACGGCGACCGGCACGTCGGCTGCCGCTGGAACGCGCAGGCGCCCGAGGGGAACCTGCTGCTGTCGGTCACCTTCGAGCGCGTGGTCTCCTACGACCGCGCGGCGGCGAGCGACGACGACAAGGCCCACCAGGTGTACGTCCGCCGGCTCACCGACGCGCACCTTCCCTTCCCGGGTCCGGCCACGAGCCCCAGCCCGGGCGCCGGCGGCAGTGCGAGTACGAGTCCCAGTGCGGCTCCCGGCGGCGGGGGCGGGAGCGGGGCGCCCTCGCCGGCCGCGTCCGCCCCGGCCTCCGGATCCGCCTCCGCTTCCGTCTCCGCCCCGCCCTCCCCCACGGCCCCGCCCGAGCTCGGCTCGCGCGTCCTGGAGGGGCTCGGCAACGAGGCGTACATCGACGACAAGCTCAGCGCGGCCGGCGCCACCGCCGCCCAGGCGCGGACCGTGCGGATTGTGTTCCGTACCTCGAACGTCCTCGTCACCGTCGAGTACAGCGTGCAGCCCTCCGCCCCGGGCACGGTCCCCTCAAGTGCGGAAACGCAGGACAAGGCGCGTCAATTGGCGCAGGCCCTGGTCGAGCGTTTCAACGAGTGA
- a CDS encoding DUF2637 domain-containing protein has protein sequence MAAMQLTRTHRILIGVVVAGAVVIAGIGFAGSYAAVRALALQKGFGSFSLVFPIGIDAGICVLLALDLLLTWLRIPFPLLRQTAWLLTAATIAFNGAASWPDPLGVGMHAVIPILFVVTVEAARHAVGRIADITADRHMEGVRITRWLLSPLPTFKLWRRMKLWELRSYEQAVGMEQDRLIYQARLQARYGRAWRRKAPVEALMPLKLARIGVPLAQTAPEGLAAAGIDPVLLPPAAAAVPVPVAAVPVAAAQVPGAQTAPALPAASAAPAPAPAAAAEAGTAAVAAGVPQQAGPQDAQPAGLPAPAPAPAPFAVEPNAMPAAHDSAWFAAPLAPQAAYEGGYNPQYVEGLEPTPVMAPAGPEEPAEPAKPTGPAETADTNTTADSDSDVDEVKFAEAAYEVFRAYIDEYSQFPNPEQLDIHLADRLGIVHPRSAATLKRLMPELKQRYQRDLENEHIA, from the coding sequence GTGGCCGCGATGCAGCTGACTCGTACGCACCGGATACTCATCGGTGTCGTGGTCGCCGGAGCCGTGGTCATCGCGGGTATCGGTTTCGCGGGTTCGTACGCCGCGGTGCGCGCGCTGGCCTTGCAGAAAGGCTTTGGCAGCTTCTCGCTGGTGTTCCCGATCGGCATCGACGCGGGCATCTGCGTACTGCTGGCGCTGGACCTGCTGCTGACGTGGCTGCGCATCCCCTTCCCCCTGCTGCGCCAGACGGCGTGGCTGCTGACTGCGGCGACGATCGCCTTCAACGGTGCGGCGTCCTGGCCGGACCCGCTGGGTGTCGGCATGCATGCCGTGATCCCGATCCTGTTCGTGGTGACGGTGGAGGCCGCCCGGCACGCGGTGGGCCGGATCGCGGACATCACCGCGGACCGGCACATGGAGGGGGTGCGGATCACCCGCTGGCTCCTCTCCCCCCTGCCCACCTTCAAGCTGTGGCGCCGGATGAAGCTGTGGGAGCTGCGCTCCTACGAGCAGGCGGTCGGCATGGAGCAGGACCGGCTGATCTACCAGGCGCGGCTCCAGGCCCGGTACGGGCGGGCGTGGCGGCGCAAGGCGCCGGTGGAGGCGCTGATGCCGCTGAAGCTGGCCCGGATCGGCGTGCCGCTGGCGCAGACGGCCCCGGAGGGGCTGGCGGCGGCGGGCATCGACCCGGTGCTGCTGCCTCCGGCGGCTGCGGCGGTTCCGGTTCCGGTGGCTGCGGTTCCGGTGGCTGCGGCCCAGGTCCCGGGGGCGCAGACGGCTCCGGCCCTGCCGGCGGCGTCCGCCGCACCCGCTCCGGCCCCGGCCGCGGCCGCGGAGGCCGGTACGGCGGCCGTCGCCGCCGGGGTGCCGCAGCAGGCCGGCCCGCAGGACGCCCAGCCCGCCGGCCTCCCCGCGCCCGCCCCCGCGCCCGCGCCCTTCGCGGTGGAACCGAACGCCATGCCGGCCGCGCACGACAGCGCCTGGTTCGCGGCGCCGCTGGCCCCGCAGGCGGCGTACGAGGGCGGCTACAACCCCCAGTACGTCGAGGGCCTGGAGCCGACCCCGGTCATGGCCCCGGCGGGCCCCGAGGAGCCGGCCGAGCCGGCCAAGCCCACCGGACCGGCCGAGACCGCCGACACCAACACCACCGCCGACTCCGACTCCGACGTCGACGAGGTGAAGTTCGCGGAGGCCGCGTACGAGGTCTTCCGGGCCTACATCGACGAGTACTCCCAGTTCCCGAACCCGGAGCAGCTGGACATACACCTCGCCGACCGGCTCGGGATCGTGCACCCGCGCAGCGCGGCCACGCTCAAGCGGCTGATGCCGGAGCTGAAGCAGCGCTACCAGCGCGACCTGGAGAACGAACACATCGCCTGA
- a CDS encoding DUF3558 family protein, whose translation MHRSASRLTRVLACAAVPVILTVAGCSSDSGKSSGGSDSGKKSGASSPAKPSTKPSAPLEKVAFAKLPDPCKALAGKTIDSLVPEAKDKNGTAAKSNDLSNRASCSWNGLDTDGVKGSQYRWLSVSLVRYDSHASLGSGNKRAEDQYTKQLELAKTAEGAHDVKVEQAGGIGDQATSVVYGVKKDVDFFNNTIVVRSENVVVTLDFNGAAYEGAGAPDQGKLLQDAITAAKETVASVASANKDEGAAPSAAPSGSASASASASASPQQ comes from the coding sequence ATGCACCGATCAGCCTCGCGCCTCACCCGCGTTCTCGCCTGCGCAGCCGTCCCGGTGATCCTCACCGTCGCCGGTTGCTCCTCCGACTCGGGCAAGTCCTCGGGTGGCTCGGACTCCGGCAAGAAGTCCGGCGCCTCCTCGCCCGCCAAGCCGAGCACGAAGCCTTCGGCCCCGCTGGAGAAGGTGGCGTTCGCGAAGCTGCCCGACCCCTGCAAGGCGCTGGCCGGCAAGACCATCGACTCGCTCGTCCCCGAGGCGAAGGACAAGAACGGCACGGCGGCCAAGTCGAACGACCTGTCCAACCGCGCCAGCTGCTCCTGGAACGGCCTCGACACGGACGGCGTGAAGGGCTCGCAGTACCGCTGGCTCTCGGTCTCCCTGGTCCGCTACGACTCGCACGCCTCCCTCGGCAGCGGCAACAAGCGCGCGGAGGACCAGTACACCAAGCAGCTCGAGCTGGCGAAGACCGCCGAGGGCGCGCACGACGTCAAGGTGGAGCAGGCCGGCGGGATCGGCGACCAGGCCACCTCCGTGGTCTACGGCGTGAAGAAGGACGTCGACTTCTTCAACAACACCATCGTGGTCCGCTCCGAGAACGTCGTGGTCACGCTCGACTTCAACGGTGCCGCCTACGAGGGCGCCGGCGCCCCGGACCAGGGCAAGCTGCTCCAGGACGCGATCACCGCGGCCAAGGAGACGGTGGCCTCGGTCGCCTCCGCCAACAAGGACGAGGGCGCGGCTCCGTCGGCTGCCCCGTCGGGCTCCGCTTCGGCTTCCGCTTCCGCGTCGGCCTCGCCCCAGCAGTAG
- a CDS encoding polysaccharide deacetylase family protein, producing MFLAALASLSLVLGAAGSAQAGVGLPPVVSHVPTEEKVVFITIDDGWNHDAEAARILLEKRVPVSLFLLPGATSYDTAYFTGLVEQGRATVENHTVNHPDLTTLDAAGKDAEVCGAGERLAAAFGRTPKLLRPPYGAVNDDVRLAAKACGVKALVTWTYDFTTWSGTPATPRLKAGDIVLLHFTPTLAADLQRALDAARAAGLKPAALLPHLKAAGMVP from the coding sequence GTGTTTCTTGCCGCGCTCGCGTCGTTGTCGCTCGTTCTCGGGGCCGCCGGGTCCGCGCAGGCCGGGGTGGGGTTGCCGCCCGTCGTGTCGCATGTGCCGACCGAGGAGAAGGTCGTGTTCATCACCATCGACGACGGGTGGAATCACGATGCCGAGGCCGCCCGGATCCTGCTGGAGAAGCGGGTGCCGGTGTCGTTGTTCCTGCTGCCCGGGGCGACCTCGTACGACACCGCCTACTTCACGGGGCTGGTCGAGCAGGGCCGGGCCACCGTGGAGAACCACACCGTGAACCATCCGGACCTGACCACCCTCGACGCCGCCGGGAAGGACGCCGAGGTGTGCGGGGCCGGGGAGCGGCTGGCCGCGGCCTTCGGGAGGACGCCGAAGCTGCTGCGGCCGCCGTACGGGGCGGTGAACGACGACGTCCGGCTGGCGGCGAAGGCGTGCGGGGTGAAGGCACTCGTGACGTGGACGTACGACTTCACCACCTGGAGCGGGACGCCGGCCACGCCGCGGCTGAAGGCCGGGGACATCGTGCTGCTGCACTTCACGCCGACGCTGGCGGCGGATCTCCAGCGGGCGCTGGACGCGGCGAGGGCCGCCGGCCTGAAGCCGGCGGCCCTCTTGCCGCACCTGAAGGCGGCGGGGATGGTTCCGTAG
- a CDS encoding SDR family NAD(P)-dependent oxidoreductase, with the protein MSTRTATRTAVVTGASSGIGAATARQLAAAGYHVVLTARRKDRIEALAAEITDAGHEATAHALDVTDRPAVDAFAASLERCDVLVNNAGGAIGAEPVATGDPDDWRTMYEVNVIGTLNLTQALLPALIASGDGTVVVLSSTAGHSTYEGGAGYVAAKNGARVLAETLRLEIVGQPVRVIEIAPGMVKTEEFAKTRFRGDATKAEKVYEGVAHPLSADDVADTITWAVTRPSHVNIDLLVVRPRAQASNTKVHREL; encoded by the coding sequence ATGAGCACGCGCACGGCCACCCGAACCGCCGTAGTCACCGGCGCGAGCAGCGGAATCGGCGCGGCCACCGCCCGGCAGCTCGCCGCGGCCGGCTACCACGTCGTCCTCACCGCCCGCCGCAAGGACCGCATCGAGGCCCTCGCCGCCGAGATCACCGACGCCGGCCACGAGGCCACCGCCCACGCCCTCGACGTCACCGACCGGCCCGCCGTCGACGCCTTCGCCGCCTCCCTCGAGCGCTGCGACGTACTCGTCAACAACGCCGGCGGCGCCATCGGCGCCGAGCCCGTCGCCACCGGCGACCCGGACGACTGGCGCACGATGTACGAGGTCAACGTCATCGGCACCCTCAACCTCACCCAGGCGCTGCTGCCCGCGCTCATCGCCTCCGGCGACGGCACGGTCGTCGTGCTCTCCTCCACCGCCGGCCACTCCACCTACGAGGGCGGCGCCGGCTACGTCGCCGCCAAGAACGGCGCCCGCGTCCTCGCCGAGACCCTCCGCCTGGAGATCGTCGGCCAGCCGGTCCGCGTCATCGAGATCGCCCCCGGCATGGTCAAGACCGAGGAGTTCGCCAAGACCCGCTTCCGCGGGGACGCCACCAAGGCCGAGAAGGTCTACGAGGGCGTCGCGCACCCCCTCTCCGCCGACGACGTGGCCGACACCATCACCTGGGCGGTGACCCGCCCCAGCCACGTCAACATCGACCTCCTGGTGGTCCGCCCCCGCGCCCAGGCCTCGAACACCAAGGTCCACCGCGAGCTGTAG